One stretch of Niallia sp. XMNu-256 DNA includes these proteins:
- a CDS encoding amino acid ABC transporter substrate-binding protein, with the protein MKKRLLGLVMVIAALFAVLVGCSNPNNDSNASDSSTTKDKLIVGIDDTFAPMGFRDENNEIVGFDIDLAKATGEKMEREVVFQPIDWSSKESELSSGRIDLIWNGYTITEERAQKVLLTKPYLANNQVVVTLKDSKIEKLDDLKGKEIGIQAQSSALDAWNGVSISKEVGGLHEYKTNDLALMDLENNRVGAVVIDEVVMNYKMTKKPDTFKVLDEKLAPEEYAVGVAKGNDELLNELQAAIDAVIADGTAAEISEKWFGEDKVLE; encoded by the coding sequence ATGAAGAAAAGATTATTGGGTCTAGTAATGGTTATTGCAGCCTTGTTTGCCGTTTTAGTAGGATGTTCAAATCCTAATAACGACAGCAATGCTTCAGACTCTAGTACTACTAAAGATAAATTGATCGTTGGGATTGATGATACATTTGCTCCTATGGGATTCCGGGATGAAAACAATGAAATTGTTGGGTTTGATATTGATTTGGCTAAAGCAACTGGGGAAAAAATGGAGAGAGAAGTTGTGTTCCAACCCATCGATTGGAGCTCAAAGGAATCTGAATTAAGCAGTGGAAGAATCGATTTGATCTGGAATGGATATACCATTACAGAGGAGAGAGCACAAAAAGTTTTACTGACAAAGCCTTATTTAGCAAATAACCAAGTGGTTGTTACTTTAAAAGATTCCAAAATCGAAAAGTTGGATGATTTAAAAGGGAAAGAAATTGGTATTCAAGCTCAATCTTCAGCACTAGATGCTTGGAATGGAGTATCAATCAGTAAAGAAGTTGGTGGTCTACATGAATATAAAACAAATGACCTTGCATTAATGGACTTAGAAAACAACCGAGTAGGAGCGGTTGTCATCGATGAAGTTGTTATGAATTATAAAATGACAAAGAAACCAGATACGTTTAAAGTATTAGACGAAAAACTAGCACCTGAAGAATATGCTGTTGGTGTTGCTAAAGGCAATGATGAATTGTTGAATGAACTTCAAGCGGCCATTGATGCTGTCATTGCTGATGGAACAGCAGCTGAAATTTCAGAAAAGTGGTTTGGCGAAGATAAAGTGTTAGAATAA
- a CDS encoding iron-sulfur cluster biosynthesis family protein — MEILITELAQEKINGLTKDKKGYVKLKYDTDECGCVMCGVSTLWFVSELDSDDYEVKTNNVSVYIEKSKEVFLDEKLTIDFNEKRFSFMLKSPNQYLNPRMSFIDKTGK; from the coding sequence ATGGAAATCTTAATCACTGAGCTTGCCCAAGAAAAAATCAACGGGTTAACAAAGGATAAAAAAGGTTATGTGAAACTCAAATATGATACAGATGAATGTGGTTGTGTCATGTGTGGAGTTTCTACCCTATGGTTCGTAAGTGAATTGGATAGCGATGATTATGAAGTAAAAACCAATAATGTCAGCGTTTATATTGAGAAATCAAAGGAAGTTTTTCTTGATGAAAAGTTGACCATTGATTTCAATGAAAAAAGATTCAGCTTCATGTTGAAAAGTCCTAACCAATATTTAAATCCAAGAATGAGTTTTATTGATAAAACAGGGAAATAG
- a CDS encoding alpha/beta hydrolase, with protein sequence MKKFIKMVRFLCSLLLFLSSFGILITNRLMYIKKKEDEAILHREKSSGHFHPDDFLHLPKKEMTVPSPFGYDLKVILVEPHQTNRYMIISHGVTENKVNSIKYMKLFLERGFNVAIYDHRRHGESGGKTTSYGYYEKFDLKAIVHWLKNKKGSDLLLGIHGESMGAATMLLYAGSVEDGAHFYISDCAFSDFKEQLSYLLKKNIKLPPKLVLPLADTFLRARERYTLHDISPISVVHRIKHPVLFIHSKKDDYILPSMTEALYQKKKGPKKLFLAENGAHAKSFHENKEAYEAAIDAFLQEFVFQRDR encoded by the coding sequence ATGAAAAAATTCATAAAGATGGTCCGTTTTCTGTGTTCGCTTCTATTATTTCTTTCTTCCTTTGGGATTTTAATTACCAATCGATTGATGTACATCAAGAAAAAAGAGGATGAAGCCATTCTTCATCGCGAAAAGTCATCGGGCCATTTCCATCCAGATGATTTTCTTCATTTACCAAAAAAAGAGATGACTGTTCCTTCTCCATTTGGCTATGATTTAAAAGTCATTCTTGTGGAGCCCCATCAAACAAATCGCTATATGATTATTTCCCATGGGGTAACGGAGAATAAAGTAAACTCAATTAAATATATGAAACTTTTCCTAGAGAGGGGTTTCAATGTGGCCATTTATGATCATAGACGTCACGGGGAATCCGGTGGTAAAACAACCAGTTATGGTTATTATGAAAAGTTTGATTTAAAAGCCATTGTCCATTGGCTAAAAAATAAGAAAGGCTCCGATCTTCTCTTAGGAATTCATGGGGAGTCTATGGGGGCGGCAACCATGCTTTTGTATGCTGGGTCGGTTGAAGATGGAGCTCATTTTTATATTTCCGATTGTGCTTTTTCAGATTTTAAAGAACAACTTTCCTATTTATTAAAAAAGAATATAAAACTACCGCCGAAGCTTGTTCTTCCTCTCGCCGACACCTTTTTACGAGCTCGGGAAAGATATACTCTCCATGACATTTCACCGATTTCAGTTGTACACAGAATTAAACATCCGGTTCTATTTATTCATAGTAAAAAAGATGATTATATTTTACCATCGATGACAGAAGCACTTTATCAAAAGAAAAAAGGACCGAAGAAACTATTTCTTGCTGAAAACGGAGCCCATGCCAAATCTTTCCATGAAAATAAAGAAGCCTATGAAGCAGCCATTGATGCATTTTTACAAGAGTTTGTTTTCCAAAGAGACAGATAA
- a CDS encoding amino acid ABC transporter ATP-binding protein produces MAFIEVTGLKKSYGDLEVLKRITFEVEKNDVIAVIGPSGSGKSTMLRGLIHLEEIDGGSICVSGDYLVKDGVYSKPQELKKVTSKMGMVFQHFNLFPHLTVKENLELAPKMVKKESYDVIDQRSKALMEKIGLLQHANKLPGNLSGGQKQRVAIARALMMNPDILLFDEPTSALDPELTGEVLQVMKDLAKEHMTMIVVTHEMEFAREVANKAIFMDQGEIVESGNPQDLFLNPKYDRTKAFLNRSLK; encoded by the coding sequence GTGGCTTTCATTGAAGTAACAGGGCTCAAAAAATCTTATGGTGACTTAGAAGTGTTAAAAAGAATTACTTTCGAAGTCGAAAAAAATGATGTGATTGCAGTGATTGGGCCATCAGGTTCTGGAAAAAGTACGATGCTGCGTGGCTTAATTCATTTGGAGGAAATTGATGGGGGAAGTATTTGTGTTTCCGGTGATTATTTAGTTAAGGACGGCGTTTATTCTAAACCTCAGGAACTAAAGAAGGTAACATCCAAGATGGGGATGGTCTTTCAGCATTTTAATCTTTTTCCTCATTTAACAGTTAAAGAAAACCTTGAACTTGCACCAAAAATGGTAAAAAAGGAATCATATGATGTGATCGATCAGCGAAGTAAAGCCTTGATGGAGAAAATTGGTTTACTTCAACATGCTAATAAGCTTCCTGGGAATCTTTCAGGCGGACAAAAACAGCGGGTTGCCATTGCTAGAGCGCTTATGATGAATCCGGACATTTTGCTCTTTGATGAACCGACTTCTGCACTAGATCCTGAGTTAACAGGAGAAGTCTTACAGGTGATGAAAGATTTGGCAAAAGAACATATGACGATGATTGTGGTTACCCATGAAATGGAATTTGCCAGAGAGGTAGCCAACAAAGCTATTTTCATGGATCAAGGGGAAATTGTTGAATCAGGAAACCCACAAGATTTATTTCTAAACCCAAAATACGATCGAACAAAAGCATTTTTAAATCGTAGTTTAAAATAA
- the namA gene encoding NADPH dehydrogenase NamA, whose amino-acid sequence MNSKLFTPFTIKNVTLKNRIVMSPMCMYSCEKEDGKVTPWHFTHYISRSVGGVGLLILEATAVTPQGRISSKDLGIWDDVHIDGLQQLTAGIKENGAVPGIQLGHAGRKAVLDSEIIAPSAIAFDENSKVPKEMTIDEIHQTVEAFKLGAERAKKAGFEVIEIHGAHGYLINQFLSPLCNQRQDEYGGNAQNRYRFLQEIIEAIKSVWNGPLFVRVSADEYHMDGLTIEDYITYCSFMKEQGVDLIDVSSGGVVQARINIYPGYQVPLAEKVKQGSEIPTGAVGLITTGLQAEEIIQSERADLVFIARALLRDPYWPRSAAKELGVSIESPVQYERGWR is encoded by the coding sequence TTGAACTCAAAACTATTTACGCCTTTTACTATTAAAAATGTCACATTAAAAAATCGCATCGTCATGTCTCCAATGTGTATGTATTCTTGTGAAAAGGAGGATGGCAAAGTAACTCCTTGGCATTTTACTCACTATATTAGCAGGTCTGTGGGTGGAGTCGGATTGCTCATCCTTGAGGCAACAGCTGTTACCCCACAGGGAAGAATCTCTTCAAAGGATTTAGGTATTTGGGATGATGTACATATTGACGGTTTACAGCAATTAACTGCTGGAATCAAAGAAAACGGTGCGGTACCTGGGATTCAACTTGGACATGCAGGTAGAAAAGCAGTTTTAGACAGTGAAATTATTGCGCCTTCTGCCATTGCATTTGATGAAAATTCAAAAGTTCCAAAGGAAATGACGATAGATGAAATCCACCAAACTGTAGAAGCCTTTAAGCTTGGCGCAGAGCGTGCGAAAAAAGCGGGCTTTGAAGTGATAGAAATTCATGGCGCCCATGGATATTTAATCAATCAATTTTTATCACCACTATGCAATCAGCGCCAAGACGAATATGGTGGGAATGCACAAAATCGTTATCGATTTTTACAAGAAATAATTGAAGCCATTAAATCAGTTTGGAATGGTCCACTATTTGTTCGAGTTTCGGCAGATGAGTATCACATGGATGGTTTGACGATAGAGGATTATATTACTTACTGCAGTTTCATGAAAGAACAAGGGGTAGACTTAATTGATGTAAGTTCAGGCGGAGTGGTCCAAGCGAGAATTAATATTTACCCAGGCTATCAAGTACCACTTGCGGAAAAGGTTAAACAGGGTTCCGAGATCCCAACAGGTGCAGTTGGCTTGATTACTACCGGTTTACAAGCGGAGGAAATTATTCAAAGTGAACGAGCCGATCTCGTATTCATTGCTCGTGCTCTGTTGCGTGATCCATACTGGCCAAGAAGTGCGGCAAAAGAACTTGGAGTCAGCATTGAAAGCCCTGTTCAATATGAAAGAGGTTGGAGATAA
- a CDS encoding YolD-like family protein — protein MIRDRGRIKWVSMMLPEHVQVLREWAEEDTYETKKILDDQQLEVLNGVIAEAMEFDCSVSIVHYRDKKYEVLIGQIHRFDPLENQLCIIDYFDEEHRIKLQNIMDVKIVR, from the coding sequence GTGATACGGGATCGTGGACGAATAAAATGGGTATCTATGATGCTTCCTGAACATGTTCAAGTTTTAAGGGAGTGGGCTGAAGAAGACACGTATGAAACAAAAAAAATACTGGATGATCAGCAATTAGAAGTTCTGAATGGAGTGATTGCCGAAGCTATGGAGTTTGACTGCTCTGTTAGTATAGTCCACTATCGTGACAAAAAATACGAGGTATTAATAGGGCAGATTCATCGCTTTGATCCATTGGAAAATCAGCTGTGTATCATTGATTACTTTGATGAAGAACACCGAATTAAACTTCAAAATATTATGGATGTTAAAATAGTTAGATAA
- a CDS encoding amino acid ABC transporter permease, which translates to MSVDYLITILKPMLEGAQTTILLFFIAIIASIPLGFILTLAVRSTFKPLSWLAQAFIYVMRGTPLLLQLLIITFGLPMIPVIGPYLILDRFVAATLGFILNYAAYFAEIFRGGLLAIDKGQYEAAKVLGLNKWQTTIKVVLPQMFRIALPSVANESITLVKDTALLYAVAVPELLHYAQTAVNRDFTIFPFFVAGVIYLLMTIVLTMFFKWLEKRFKFD; encoded by the coding sequence ATGTCTGTTGATTATTTAATAACGATCCTTAAGCCGATGCTTGAGGGTGCCCAAACGACCATCCTATTATTTTTTATTGCAATCATTGCCTCGATTCCATTAGGATTTATTTTAACTTTAGCGGTTAGGAGCACCTTTAAACCATTGTCATGGCTAGCACAAGCCTTCATTTATGTGATGCGTGGAACCCCTCTATTATTACAATTATTAATTATTACCTTCGGGCTACCGATGATACCGGTGATTGGTCCATATTTAATTTTAGATCGCTTTGTTGCAGCTACTCTTGGGTTTATTTTAAATTATGCGGCTTATTTTGCCGAGATTTTTCGCGGTGGACTACTTGCGATTGATAAGGGTCAATATGAGGCAGCAAAAGTGCTAGGCTTAAATAAGTGGCAGACAACAATTAAGGTCGTGCTGCCACAAATGTTTCGGATCGCCCTTCCTTCTGTTGCAAATGAATCGATTACATTGGTGAAGGATACTGCGCTCTTGTATGCGGTTGCGGTTCCAGAATTACTACATTATGCCCAAACTGCGGTAAATCGTGACTTTACAATATTCCCTTTCTTTGTAGCAGGTGTTATTTATTTACTTATGACTATTGTGTTAACAATGTTCTTTAAGTGGCTTGAAAAGCGATTTAAATTCGATTAA
- a CDS encoding UV damage repair protein UvrX, with amino-acid sequence MFDYSKMPQQYILCVDMKSFYASCSAVMAGLDPLQCYLAVVGDKEREGSIVLAASPKMKKEFGIKTGSRKFDIPEDPRIVVVEPKMATYVRVSMEILRVFNRYVPKEAIHAYSVDESFLKVDGTSKLWGDPVTVAKKIKDDIEREFQLTCAIGIGPNLLMSKLCLDLEAKKTGIAQWTYEDIPKKLWPISPLRDMWGIGRRLEKTLNGMGIFTVGQLAQYDLKKLEKKIGVMGNQLYHHAWGIDLSEIGAPIMEGQISFGKGQVLLRDYKEEEEIKRVILEMCEEVAKRARNHRKAGRTISFGLSYSQDELGGGFYRSRTIENPTNTTMDIYRVCLELFHEHYEGKTVRKISMSLSNIVDDTDFQLDLFDLNGWKRHALGYTVDHIRQRFGSDALLRAVSYTKAGTARQRSKLVGGHKM; translated from the coding sequence ATGTTCGATTATAGTAAAATGCCGCAACAGTATATTTTATGTGTGGACATGAAGAGCTTTTACGCGAGTTGTTCTGCTGTGATGGCAGGGCTGGATCCATTGCAATGCTATTTGGCGGTGGTGGGAGACAAGGAACGTGAGGGAAGTATTGTCCTTGCCGCTTCTCCTAAAATGAAAAAAGAGTTTGGGATTAAAACGGGGTCGCGAAAGTTTGATATCCCGGAAGATCCAAGAATTGTGGTTGTTGAACCAAAAATGGCGACCTATGTTCGCGTTTCAATGGAAATATTACGAGTATTTAATCGCTATGTACCAAAAGAAGCAATTCATGCTTACAGTGTTGATGAAAGTTTTCTCAAAGTAGATGGTACAAGTAAGCTTTGGGGAGATCCTGTAACGGTCGCAAAAAAGATAAAAGATGATATTGAGCGGGAATTTCAACTGACATGTGCGATCGGGATTGGCCCTAACTTATTGATGTCTAAGCTTTGCCTTGATCTAGAAGCAAAGAAAACGGGAATTGCTCAGTGGACGTATGAGGATATTCCTAAAAAACTTTGGCCAATTTCACCATTACGGGATATGTGGGGGATTGGACGAAGGCTCGAAAAAACATTAAATGGCATGGGAATTTTCACAGTCGGCCAACTTGCCCAATACGATTTAAAGAAACTTGAAAAAAAAATTGGCGTTATGGGCAATCAGTTGTATCACCATGCTTGGGGGATTGATTTGTCAGAAATCGGTGCTCCAATTATGGAAGGACAGATTAGCTTTGGGAAAGGGCAAGTGTTGCTACGTGATTATAAAGAAGAGGAAGAGATTAAGCGTGTAATTCTCGAAATGTGTGAAGAAGTCGCTAAAAGGGCACGAAATCACCGAAAAGCAGGCAGGACGATTAGCTTTGGATTAAGTTATAGTCAAGATGAGTTAGGCGGCGGATTTTATCGCTCTAGAACGATTGAAAATCCAACCAATACTACAATGGATATTTACCGTGTTTGTTTGGAGCTTTTTCATGAGCATTATGAAGGGAAAACGGTAAGAAAGATTTCGATGTCATTAAGCAATATTGTCGATGACACAGACTTTCAATTAGATCTCTTTGATTTAAATGGCTGGAAAAGACATGCCTTGGGCTACACCGTTGATCATATACGCCAACGGTTTGGATCAGATGCCCTCCTAAGGGCAGTTTCTTATACAAAGGCTGGTACAGCAAGACAACGCTCGAAACTTGTTGGAGGCCATAAAATGTAA
- a CDS encoding MFS transporter: MNNNKKALSILFAVMFLVMAGFGIIIPVLPFYAEEVGASPTQLGLLMAVYSLTQLLFAPMWGRISDRIGRKPVIMAGILGLTFSFFMTGFANELWMLFVARIIGGMLSSANMPTAMAYVADITSAEDRGKGMGVIGAATGLGFVFGPAIGGVFSKFSLSTPFFVAGSLSLLTFFLVWILLKESLTTEKRTQPQAKKTSVWSEFTGAGSLLFFLQLFISLSLSGLETTFAYFAAVKADIGTVELGYTFMIMGLASAFVQGGLIGRLTKKFGEGPVIAGGIIVSAFGFFLILFTYNFLTAALFITIFGIGNGVIRPTVSALLTKSADSGHGSKTGLLSSFDSLGRIIGPVAGGWLYEKSINLPYISGIILSFIALALYFIYKAQAAKMNKPNLQ, translated from the coding sequence ATGAATAATAATAAAAAGGCATTATCGATCCTTTTTGCCGTCATGTTCTTAGTTATGGCCGGCTTTGGAATCATCATCCCGGTACTACCCTTTTACGCAGAAGAAGTCGGTGCATCCCCTACACAATTAGGTTTGTTGATGGCGGTATATTCTCTTACTCAACTACTATTTGCACCGATGTGGGGACGGATATCAGACCGAATTGGCCGTAAGCCTGTCATTATGGCCGGGATCTTAGGATTAACATTCTCTTTTTTCATGACAGGATTTGCAAACGAACTTTGGATGTTATTCGTTGCGAGAATCATTGGAGGGATGCTGTCGTCCGCTAATATGCCTACTGCCATGGCCTATGTAGCCGATATTACAAGTGCAGAAGACCGTGGAAAGGGAATGGGAGTCATCGGCGCAGCAACCGGCTTAGGATTTGTGTTTGGTCCAGCAATCGGCGGGGTTTTTTCAAAGTTTAGCTTAAGCACCCCGTTTTTTGTAGCAGGCAGCTTATCCTTACTAACTTTCTTCCTTGTTTGGATCCTATTAAAAGAATCATTAACTACTGAAAAAAGAACCCAACCACAAGCCAAAAAAACATCAGTATGGTCAGAGTTTACTGGGGCCGGGTCCCTCTTGTTTTTCCTGCAGCTTTTTATTTCACTGTCCCTGTCAGGACTTGAAACAACATTCGCTTATTTTGCAGCAGTAAAAGCAGATATCGGTACAGTTGAACTCGGATACACATTTATGATTATGGGATTAGCCAGTGCGTTTGTCCAAGGTGGTTTGATCGGGAGGTTAACAAAGAAGTTTGGAGAAGGGCCAGTCATCGCTGGAGGGATTATCGTATCAGCCTTTGGTTTCTTCCTTATTCTATTTACTTACAACTTCTTAACCGCGGCCTTATTTATTACCATTTTTGGAATTGGAAATGGAGTCATCCGTCCAACTGTATCAGCATTGCTGACAAAAAGTGCTGATTCGGGGCATGGCAGTAAAACAGGGTTGCTCTCTTCCTTTGATTCATTAGGAAGGATTATTGGACCTGTTGCAGGCGGATGGCTTTATGAGAAATCGATTAACCTTCCTTACATATCTGGGATTATTTTATCCTTTATCGCATTAGCACTCTACTTTATCTATAAAGCACAGGCGGCAAAAATGAACAAGCCTAACTTACAATAA
- a CDS encoding DUF1641 domain-containing protein: protein MAETSTLENYSQSLSKRQEQLDILDHLLKPEVQESLTVLVEELPKLTEMVQVLSKYYDTAQSLATDEILKNDTVSALSEVAGPVVDTVKKVAATAIEAKDRAEDSHETIGLFGMLKMMKDPQVQKMFRFVNAYLEIVTERESEKKY from the coding sequence ATGGCAGAAACTAGTACTCTAGAAAACTATTCGCAAAGCCTGTCTAAAAGACAAGAACAATTGGATATTCTCGATCATTTATTAAAGCCGGAAGTACAAGAATCTCTAACAGTCTTAGTTGAGGAACTTCCAAAGCTCACCGAAATGGTTCAAGTTCTATCAAAATATTATGATACAGCTCAATCACTTGCAACTGATGAGATCCTTAAAAATGATACGGTCTCTGCTCTATCAGAAGTTGCGGGCCCAGTTGTAGATACAGTTAAAAAGGTTGCAGCTACAGCGATTGAAGCTAAAGACCGCGCTGAAGATAGTCATGAAACCATTGGTCTGTTCGGTATGTTAAAAATGATGAAAGACCCACAAGTACAAAAGATGTTTCGCTTTGTAAACGCATACTTAGAAATTGTTACTGAACGTGAAAGTGAAAAGAAGTACTAA
- a CDS encoding SDR family oxidoreductase, with the protein MITNERLQHKNIIITGASSGVGRSLAEKCAENGANLILLARRLDVLKEIQTDLQTRYSVSVRIFKLDVSDTDEVKNVFGQIIKEIGQIDVLVNNAGFGLFRTAHETSIEKIKDMFAVNVIGLIACTNMVLPVMLQQEEGHIINIASQAGKIATPKSSSYAATKHAVLGFTNSLRMEVSDMNIFVTAVNPGPIQTNFFSIADETGSYAKNVKRFMITPDFVASKIVNAVLTNKRELNLPRWMNAGSVLFALFPRLFEKAGKPFLSKK; encoded by the coding sequence ATGATAACAAATGAACGTTTGCAACATAAAAATATTATCATAACTGGGGCATCAAGTGGAGTAGGACGTTCTCTTGCAGAAAAGTGTGCAGAAAACGGAGCTAATTTAATTCTTCTAGCTAGAAGGTTAGACGTACTAAAAGAAATTCAAACTGACTTACAAACTCGCTATTCAGTCTCTGTTAGGATATTCAAATTGGATGTATCGGATACGGATGAAGTAAAAAATGTTTTTGGGCAAATAATTAAAGAAATAGGGCAAATTGATGTGCTTGTCAATAATGCAGGATTTGGGCTTTTCCGTACGGCGCATGAAACATCTATTGAAAAGATAAAAGACATGTTTGCTGTGAATGTGATTGGATTAATTGCATGTACAAATATGGTTCTCCCTGTCATGTTGCAACAGGAAGAAGGTCATATTATTAATATCGCATCCCAGGCTGGGAAAATTGCAACTCCAAAATCTAGTTCCTATGCTGCTACGAAACATGCAGTACTAGGATTTACGAACAGCCTTAGAATGGAAGTTTCAGACATGAACATTTTTGTGACTGCTGTAAATCCAGGCCCGATTCAGACGAACTTTTTTTCAATCGCTGATGAAACGGGCTCCTATGCCAAAAATGTCAAAAGGTTTATGATTACGCCAGACTTTGTGGCTAGTAAAATAGTAAATGCTGTGCTGACGAATAAAAGAGAACTCAATCTGCCCCGATGGATGAACGCAGGCAGTGTCTTATTTGCTCTTTTTCCTCGATTGTTTGAAAAGGCGGGAAAACCATTTTTGAGCAAAAAATAA
- the proC gene encoding pyrroline-5-carboxylate reductase: MRKIAMVGAGSMAEALISGMVNNHLLESKQIWVTNRSNKERLQELKNTYGVLTTYHLQELCQGADAIILAMKPKDALNALVTIKEFLEEDAMVISVLAGVSISSIELLLEKPMSIVRAMPNTSATIGKSATALASNDQVTNEQSDRVEKIFQTVGVTRFVKEEQLDAVTGLSGSGPAYVYYLFEAMEKSAVELGLEKELVKDLIIQTFLGAAEMLSKTTKSASQLREEVTSPGGTTEAGLKVLSDMHVDQAFFNCIKEAAAQSKRLGENISNEMESKVVKR; encoded by the coding sequence TTGAGGAAAATAGCGATGGTCGGTGCCGGGTCGATGGCAGAAGCCTTAATTTCAGGAATGGTAAATAATCATCTCCTAGAATCAAAACAGATTTGGGTAACAAATAGAAGCAATAAAGAAAGGCTTCAAGAGTTGAAAAATACATATGGTGTATTAACTACTTATCATTTGCAAGAATTATGTCAAGGAGCAGATGCCATCATTCTTGCGATGAAGCCAAAGGATGCATTAAATGCACTTGTAACGATTAAAGAGTTTTTGGAAGAGGATGCTATGGTTATATCGGTTTTAGCCGGTGTATCAATTAGTAGCATTGAGCTTCTCTTGGAAAAACCAATGTCAATTGTTCGTGCGATGCCAAATACATCGGCTACAATCGGAAAATCAGCGACAGCTCTAGCAAGCAATGATCAAGTAACAAACGAACAGTCTGATAGAGTTGAAAAGATTTTTCAAACCGTAGGCGTAACAAGATTTGTAAAAGAAGAACAATTAGATGCTGTTACTGGTCTTTCTGGAAGCGGCCCCGCTTATGTCTATTATCTGTTTGAAGCGATGGAAAAAAGTGCAGTCGAGCTTGGGCTTGAAAAAGAGCTTGTTAAAGATTTAATCATTCAAACCTTCTTAGGAGCAGCAGAAATGCTATCAAAAACAACAAAATCAGCAAGTCAACTTCGGGAAGAAGTCACAAGTCCTGGTGGTACGACTGAGGCAGGCTTAAAGGTACTTTCTGACATGCACGTTGACCAAGCATTTTTCAATTGTATCAAGGAAGCTGCCGCACAATCGAAACGCCTTGGTGAAAATATCAGCAATGAAATGGAGAGTAAAGTCGTAAAACGGTAA
- a CDS encoding NAD(P)/FAD-dependent oxidoreductase, translating to MSKHIVILGAGYGGVLTALTLRKYLKSNDAYVTVVNQYPTHQIITELHRLAGGTTSEGSVALPLNKLFKGKDIDLKIAKVNSFSADKKEVSLSDGSTLSYDVLVVALGSKTAYFGIPGLEENSMVLKSVEDANQIYKHIVERIREYAKTKNEADATIVIGGGGLTGVELVGEIADHMPIVAKQYGVDWNEMKVKLVEAGPKILPVLPDHLIQRAQESLEARGVEFLIGLPVTGVEGNEISLKDGSKIVANTFVWTGGVQALPIVAESGLEVDRGKATVNEFLQSKSHEDVFVVGDSAVAFPPEGGRPYAPTAQNAWQMGELVGYNLFAYLNGKTMDKFAPVNSGTLASLGRKDAVAEIGGNSTPLKGLPASLMKEASNVRYLSHIKGLFALAY from the coding sequence ATGTCAAAACATATTGTGATTTTAGGAGCGGGTTATGGCGGGGTACTTACTGCTTTAACTCTACGAAAATACTTAAAAAGTAATGATGCTTATGTTACAGTTGTTAATCAGTATCCTACACACCAAATTATTACTGAATTACACCGTCTTGCAGGTGGTACAACCTCAGAAGGGTCTGTGGCATTACCGCTAAACAAGCTTTTCAAAGGAAAAGATATTGACCTTAAAATTGCAAAAGTTAATTCATTCTCTGCAGATAAAAAAGAGGTTTCACTTTCTGACGGTTCTACGCTTTCCTATGATGTACTGGTTGTAGCTCTTGGAAGTAAAACTGCTTACTTTGGAATTCCAGGACTTGAGGAAAACAGTATGGTTTTAAAGTCAGTTGAGGACGCAAACCAAATTTATAAACATATTGTAGAGCGCATTCGTGAATATGCTAAAACTAAAAATGAGGCTGATGCTACGATTGTTATTGGTGGCGGTGGTTTAACGGGTGTTGAATTAGTTGGTGAAATCGCTGATCATATGCCAATAGTTGCGAAACAATATGGTGTGGATTGGAATGAAATGAAGGTTAAGTTAGTTGAAGCTGGACCAAAAATTCTGCCAGTTCTTCCTGATCATTTGATCCAACGTGCACAAGAGAGCTTAGAAGCGCGTGGAGTTGAGTTCTTAATTGGTCTTCCAGTAACAGGTGTAGAAGGCAATGAGATCTCTTTAAAAGATGGCAGCAAAATTGTCGCTAATACTTTTGTATGGACTGGCGGTGTACAGGCTCTTCCAATTGTTGCCGAATCAGGACTTGAAGTAGATCGTGGAAAAGCGACTGTGAATGAATTCCTACAATCAAAATCCCATGAAGATGTGTTTGTTGTTGGTGACAGCGCGGTTGCATTCCCTCCAGAAGGCGGACGTCCATATGCACCAACTGCACAAAATGCATGGCAAATGGGTGAGCTTGTTGGCTATAACTTGTTTGCATACTTAAATGGTAAAACGATGGATAAGTTTGCCCCTGTTAACTCGGGTACTCTTGCTAGTCTTGGTCGCAAAGATGCTGTTGCTGAAATCGGAGGCAACTCAACACCGCTTAAAGGGCTTCCTGCATCATTAATGAAAGAAGCAAGTAATGTCCGTTACTTGTCCCATATTAAAGGTCTATTTGCGTTAGCTTATTAA